A window of Polypterus senegalus isolate Bchr_013 chromosome 14, ASM1683550v1, whole genome shotgun sequence contains these coding sequences:
- the LOC120514632 gene encoding histone H1-like yields the protein MAETAPAALAPAKAPKKKASSKPKKTGPSVSDLIVKAVSTSKERHGLSLAGLKKALVAGGYDVEKNNARVKLSVKSLVSKGSLVQTKGTGASGSFKINKKQSEPKVKSTKKKATPKKKPAVKKPAAAKKVKKPAAKKPAAAKKTAKKPAAAKKATKSPKKAKPAAKPKKAVKSPKKAKAAKPKVAKAKTVKKAAPKEK from the coding sequence ATGGCAGAAACAGCTCCAGCTGCACTCGCTCCGGCTAAAGCGCCAAAGAAGAAAGCGAGCTCGAAGCCTAAAAAGACCGGCCCTAGTGTCTCTGATTTGATCGTCAAGGCTGTGTCGACTTCAAAAGAGCGCCACGGGCTCTCGTTGGCTGGGCTCAAGAAGGCTCTTGTCGCTGGTGGCTATGATGTGGAGAAGAATAATGCCCGCGTCAAACTGTCCGTTAAAAGCCTTGTGAGCAAAGGGTCTCTCGTGCAGACTAAAGGCACTGGGGCTTCCGGATCctttaaaatcaataagaaaCAGTCAGAACCCAAGGTGAAGTCCACCAAGAAAAAGGCGACACCGAAAAAGAAGCCAGCGGTGAAAAAGCCCGCTGCCGCCAAGAAAGTGAAGAAACCGGCAGCGAAGAAACCCGCGGCAGCCAAGAAAACTGCTAAGAAGCCTGCAGCAGCAAAGAAAGCCACCAAGAGCCCCAAGAAAGCGAAGCCGGCTGCAAAGCCCAAAAAGGCTGTTAAAAGCCCGAAGAAGGCTAAAGCAGCAAAGCCTAAGGTGGCCAAAGCGAAGACTGTAAAGAAGGCAGCACCAAAAGAGAAGTAA